From the genome of Rhodopirellula islandica:
AACGTTGGACGTTTGACGACGGTCAAGAACTGGGCAACTACAACACCCAGCAACACTGGGTGACTCACAGCGACGGGCTGTTCTTGGTCTACACGCGTCGAGGCGCAAACAACGACCATGTGTTTCGACATCGCGCCCCGCTGTTCATCGCTCAGGTGGACCCAGAAACGCTGCAGGTCATTCGATCGACCGAGCGAGTGTTGGTTCCGGAACACGGAGCCCGACTGGGCAACTTTGGCGTCACTCGCTACTCAGAGAATGAGACCTGGGTGACGGTTGCGGAATGGATGCAACCTGCGGGAGTTGAAAAGCACGGCAGCAACAACCGAATCTACATCGCCAAACTGAAATGGAACCAGCCGAATCAGCTTGCATCGCAGAAAAGCCCACCGGGAATCAAAGCAGATCCCACCGCTTACAGCCAGCCGCCGAAGAGCCTGGCGGACGAGTTCGGTGCCTACCGATCCCCGCTGATCTTTGACGACGGGACGCAGGTCACGAAAGCCAACCAGTGGCCTCCAAGGCGAGAAGAGATTCGCTCGCGGTGGGAATCCATGCTGGGCACATGGCCTGCGTTGATCAGCGATCCCCAAGCCAGAATCATCGACACGACACAAGACGATTCACTGACGAAGCACACCGTTGAATTCCATTGGACGCCAAACGAGAAGACAACCGGGTACCTTTTGATCCCCAACACAGAACGGTCCGAAGCGAATGGTTTGCCCGCCGTCCTGACGGTCTACTACGAACCCGAAACAGCGATCGGCGAGGGCAAACCCCATCGGGATTTCGCTCTGCAGTTGGCTCGCCGTGGTTTCGTGACTCTTTCGATTGGCACGACGGAGGCAACGCAAGCCAAAACGTATTCGCTGTACCATCCGTCCCTTGACGATGCCTCGGTGCAGCCGTTGTCGATGCTAGCCTGCGCTGCTGCGAACGCTTGGCAGGTATTGGCAGATCGCCCCGAGGTTGACTCCAATCGGATTGGCGTCGTGGGCCATTCCTTCGGCGGAAAGTGGGCGATGTTCGCGGCCTGTCTTTCCGAACGATTTGCCTGTGGTGCCTGGTCGGATCCCGGCATTGTGTTTGATGAATCGATGTCCGGCGTGAACTACTGGGAACCTTGGTACCTGGGGTATCATTCGCGTCCTTGGCGCAAACGAGGTCTCATCACCGCCGACAATCCAGCCCGCGGTCTGTACCCAAAATTGGTGGCCAAGGGACACGACTTGCACGAACTGCACGCGTTGATGGCACCGCGACCGTTTCTGGTTTCCGGCGGGTCGGCCGATCCCATTCGTCGTTGGGAAGCCCTGAACCATTGCGTTGCCATCAACCAGTTACTAGGTCACGATGACCGCGTGGCCATGACGAATCGCCCGGATCACTCGCCCAACGCGGATTCCAACTCGGTGATCTTCGCCTTCTTCGAAAGACACCTGGCGACGAACAAGCAGCCGCTCTGACGAGTCCGATCACTGAACCCACACAAGCGACTCGTTACCTCGTCCACTACGGTTGCGATCGCACTCCGTAGCCGGATTCGCCAAGAATTCGGACAGCAACACAAATCCCGTGGTGCCCTCGATGTCTCGCAAGAAAACCATGTTCCTTCGATTGACTGTCTCAGCAGTCGTGATGACCGTTGTGTCATTGGGATCGATCATCGGTTTCGCCCAATTCCGTTTGCGATCGGGAGCGACCGGCGAAAGCGTCTCGGTGAAGCACAACGGTTTGGATCGCGAATACCGAATCCATGTCCCTGAGAATCTGTCCGCCGACGCCAAAGTCCCGCTGGTCGTTTGCTTGCACGGCGGAGGCGGCAATTCGCGAACGGCTTCTGTCATGGGGCTGACTCCTGTCGCTGACCGCGAAGGATTCATTGTCCTTTATCCGAACGGGATCGACAAACACTGGAACGATGGCCGCGAATCCCCCATGTTCGCGGAACACGACCAAACCATCGACGATGTCGGCTTCGTGATGGATTTGATCGAACGGGTGTGCAAAGAACATCCCATCGACCGCAACCGAATCTTTGCCACCGGCGTGTCCAACGGTGGCTTCATGACTCAGCGTTTGGCGATCGAACATTCCGAAACTTTCGCTGCCGTCGCGGTGGTCATCGCGACGATGGGAGAACCGCTCAGCAAACAGTTTGAACCGAAATCACCGGTTTCGATCCTCTACATGAACGGCACCGAGGATCGACTGGTTCCCTACGATGGCGGGCCGGTCGCCAAGCCTCTGACGAATCGTTTCAACCAAGTCAAAGGACACGAGGACGCACCGCGAGGAATTGCGATTTCAACGGATGAAGCCGTCTCGTTGTGGGTGAAGCACAACCAAACCAAACCCGATCCGAAGATTGAATTGATACCGGACACCAACAAAGAAGACCACTCTCACATCGAAAGCAAACTTTGGGAGGGCGGCGAACGTGGCACTGCCGTGATGCTGTACAAAGTCATCGGGGGTGGACATGGTCTGCCTGGCGGTTCGCAGTACTTTCCCGCTCGACTGATTGGGTATTCCAACCAAGACGTCAAAGGCTTCGACCTCATTTGGGACTTCTTTCAAGAGCACACACGGCAACCCCAAGCACCTGCGGACAAAGCGGAGCGTTGAATCCGCCCCGACGTCGAATCCGACCAGCATTCGCGGTTCGGATTCATTGCATTGCCGCGTCTCTTG
Proteins encoded in this window:
- a CDS encoding extracellular catalytic domain type 1 short-chain-length polyhydroxyalkanoate depolymerase, translating into MSRKKTMFLRLTVSAVVMTVVSLGSIIGFAQFRLRSGATGESVSVKHNGLDREYRIHVPENLSADAKVPLVVCLHGGGGNSRTASVMGLTPVADREGFIVLYPNGIDKHWNDGRESPMFAEHDQTIDDVGFVMDLIERVCKEHPIDRNRIFATGVSNGGFMTQRLAIEHSETFAAVAVVIATMGEPLSKQFEPKSPVSILYMNGTEDRLVPYDGGPVAKPLTNRFNQVKGHEDAPRGIAISTDEAVSLWVKHNQTKPDPKIELIPDTNKEDHSHIESKLWEGGERGTAVMLYKVIGGGHGLPGGSQYFPARLIGYSNQDVKGFDLIWDFFQEHTRQPQAPADKAER